A single genomic interval of Lathyrus oleraceus cultivar Zhongwan6 chromosome 7, CAAS_Psat_ZW6_1.0, whole genome shotgun sequence harbors:
- the LOC127102060 gene encoding uncharacterized protein LOC127102060 has product MVNRDQDADEVIHRVRRENVMENELTTMIERIMAHNGLNTGLRRPNYSSPLSEYVLQTELPRGCKIPKFTKFSGDTSESIIEHIARYMTEARGLANSENLRMKYFPSSLTKNAFMWFTTLPPNSIRKKLYTQYLRDMAQLANRVRQVERLKAEKARANKNYKKERVAYVEFEDEESEISNDPYGLEEFEVDLAELKEAPPYACKLLTPSNGRNPVETEKNDRSPKKTYTFDVTKCDEIFDLLVKDGQMIVPPNTKIPPLEQQKKRGLCKYHNFLGHKTSQCFLFRDLIQNAIKDGRLKFVDKGKNQMKVDADPLNIADTNYAEPVETNMIDMVKVEAVKETGTEGYVLVGKQATDGLNNDVPFGISVEGEQVANVKPKATEGLNGKATEATEGLRKKFEEISIADGANLGVNVVDLNQPPPPPRNGGSGEVSEDRSRGNVFWLPQS; this is encoded by the coding sequence ATGGTTAATAGAGACCAGGATGCAGACGAAGTAATTCATAGGGTTAGGAGAGAAAACGTGATGGAAAATGAATTAACTACTATGATAGAGAGAATCATGGCCCATAATGGTCTGAATACAGGACTTCGACGGCCAAATTATAGCTCTCCTTTATCAGAATACGTCCTACAAACTGAACTACCAAGGGGTTGTAAAatccctaagttcaccaaattctcaggggacactagtgaaTCCATTATAGAACACATAGCTAGATACATGACTGAGGCAAGGGGTTTGGCGAACAGTGAGAACCTAAGAATGAAATATTTCCCCAGTTCTTTAACGAAGAATGCCTTCATGTGGTTTACAACTTTGCCACCAAATTCCATTAGGAAAAAGTTATATACCCAGTATCTAAGAGATATGGCCCAATTAGCAAACAGGGTTCGACAGGTCGAACGTTTAAAAGCTGAAAAGGCCAGAGCGAATAAGAATTATAAGAAAGAAAGGGTTGCTTATGTCGAATTCGAAGATGAGGAGTCTGAAATCTCTAATGACCCTTATGGTCTCGAGGAATTCGAAGTAGATTTGGCTGAATTAAAAGAAGCACCCCCTTATGCTTGTAAATTACTTACACCTTCAAATGGCAGGAATCCTGTCGAAACTGAAAAGAATGACAGATCTCCTAAAAAGACTTACACATTTGATGTTACCAAATGTGATGAAATCTTCGATTTATTAGTAAAAGATGGCCAAATGATAGTGCCTCCTAATACCAAAATTCCTCCGTTAGAACAACAGAAGAAAAGAGGCTTATGTAAATATCACAATTTTTTAGGCCATAAAACCTCACAAtgctttcttttcagggatcttattCAGAATGCAATTAAGGATGGCCGCCTCAAGTTCGTTGACAAGGGGAAAAACCAGATGAAGGTTGACGCTGACCCCCTCAACATTGCTGACACAAATTATGCTGAACCTGTCGAAACCAACATGATTGACATGGTGAAAGTGGAGGCTGTGAAGGAAACAGGAACTGAAGGCTATGTGCTAGTTGGAAAGCAGGCTACTGATGGCCTAAATAATGATGTTCCCTTTGGAATTTCTGTCGAAGGTGAACAGGTTGCTAATGTCAAACCAAAGGCCACTGAAGGTCTTAATGGGAAGGCAACTGAGGCTACTGAGGGCCTAAGGAAGAAATTTGAGGAAATTTCAATCGCTGATGGCGCCAATCTAGGTGTCAACGTGGTGGATCTAAaccaacccccccccccccccagaAATGGAGGAAGTGGAGAGGTGTCTGAAGATAGATCAAGAGGGAATGTATTTTGGCTACCCCAAAGCTAA